Sequence from the Bacillus sp. es.036 genome:
GCGCAAATACCGGGACAAGCTCCATGACTTACAGGCGGCAGTGAAATTAACTGAGAGAAAAATGACGGAAGAGGATAGGTCGCTTTCGGCGAAGTTTGGTCTTATGGCATTAAAATTCAGTGGTTTAAACAAGCTGTTTCAGAATTATGATCCTATCACGGGAGAAGCATTAAGCTGGAGTGACCGTCTTTTTGGGAAAAATCCACTTACGGCTTCATATGATGGCGTATTTGGAGAGATGTTTCCGTACCTCCAGCATGCCCTGAACCCACAGGTGATTCAGAGTAGGGTGAAGCAAACGTATGAAAGTGTCGTGCTTGATCCTTTATCAAAAACAACGGCTTATCTAGACGAGGTACGCCAGGATGTGTCGCATAGTGTGGTAAGGTACTCAAGCTATGTGGATCGCTGGTGGGGAGAGACGCAGCAGAAAGTTGATGAAGCGCGGAATACGGCACGGAGCTTTTTGGGTGATGTGGTAAAAGGTGTGCAGGTTGGTAGCGGGAATGCAGTGGACGATATGATTGAGGGATTTAAGGATCTTAACGCGTTAGCTGAAAAAGCATTTGGACCCAACCTCGCTTTATACCGCGATGAGGAAGATCTCCCTGAATTACTATTTAAAAGCCTAGAAACGATAAACTTTTATAAGAACATTTTCGATGATCCCAAGGGAAATGTTCGGAAGGTGTTGGATGTACCGAAATACATGTGGCAAGGATTTAAAGAAGCCTGGGATCGAGACTTTGTGAACGGCGACGCCGAAAGCCGAACGGCATTCATTACTTACGGTCTAACATCATTAGGAATTGGAGCAATAGGGGATAAAGGTCTCGGCAAAATCGGAACAACCGCAAAAACAATTGAAGACGTTGCGGATCCATCGAAGAATGTTAAGGTTGATGGGAAGGGTGCTCAACCAGCGTTAGCTGGAGCGGGTGCTGAGGGAGTTTCTAAAGGTGGCGCTCCTTATAATGTGTGGAATGATCCTGTTTCGCGGATTAAGACTGAGATTGATAGGGTTTATGGTGAGAAGGGTACAGGTAAGGGCGAAAAATTGGACATACAAAATATTTCTAAAGAAATTTTAGAATTTAAGCCAATGAATTCGCCTAAACCAGATAAATGGTATAAGAAGGGTGGAAGTATATTCATTGATGATAATGGTGTTTGGACTTATACTAACAAATCTGGTGTATCTGTAAGATACCCGAATGGTTATCCCGACTTTAAACCATATATGCATCCAAATGTTCAGCCTGTAAAAATAGAAGTTTATTCGCCTAAAAACAATCCGAAAGATTTTGAAAATGCAAATAAAGCGGCAAAACTTACTATAGATACCGATCCACCAATAATAGATGTTAGAAGACCACCAGAAGGATATACATGGCATCATCATCAAGATGGAAAAACTATGATGTTAGTAGATGAAGATATCCACAGAGAGTTTAGACACATTGGTGGACAATCAAAAATTAATGG
This genomic interval carries:
- a CDS encoding HNH endonuclease; its protein translation is MTRIAIKPEQLDQLASGIQDAERKADEAISDFKWNYQSLLMNITGANTGKIDALQAELQYEMRKYRDKLHDLQAAVKLTERKMTEEDRSLSAKFGLMALKFSGLNKLFQNYDPITGEALSWSDRLFGKNPLTASYDGVFGEMFPYLQHALNPQVIQSRVKQTYESVVLDPLSKTTAYLDEVRQDVSHSVVRYSSYVDRWWGETQQKVDEARNTARSFLGDVVKGVQVGSGNAVDDMIEGFKDLNALAEKAFGPNLALYRDEEDLPELLFKSLETINFYKNIFDDPKGNVRKVLDVPKYMWQGFKEAWDRDFVNGDAESRTAFITYGLTSLGIGAIGDKGLGKIGTTAKTIEDVADPSKNVKVDGKGAQPALAGAGAEGVSKGGAPYNVWNDPVSRIKTEIDRVYGEKGTGKGEKLDIQNISKEILEFKPMNSPKPDKWYKKGGSIFIDDNGVWTYTNKSGVSVRYPNGYPDFKPYMHPNVQPVKIEVYSPKNNPKDFENANKAAKLTIDTDPPIIDVRRPPEGYTWHHHQDGKTMMLVDEDIHREFRHIGGQSKINGKNK